CTGCAAAGATGCAGACATCATCATCGTGGCCGCCGGCGCCTCCATCGTGCCAGACCCCAACGATCCCGAGCGCCTACCCGATCGCTCCGAACTGGCAGGGCTCAGCGGCGTGGTGGTGCGCGATGTGATGAGCAATATCGTCCAACACACCAAGGATGCGGTGATTATCTTCATCACCAACCCACTGGATGCCGTGGTGCATGTGGCCGTGACCGAATTCGACTACCCCACCCACAAGATCTTCGGCACCGGCACCATGCTCGATTCCGCGCGCCTGCGCTACGCCATCGGCCAAGAGCTCGGTATCGACCCCAAATCCGTTACCGGCTACATGATCGGCGAGCACGGCTCCACCGCCCTGCCAGCCCTTTCACAAGTCAATGTCTTTGGCCTTGGCTGGGAAGAACTCGGCCAATGGCGCGGCAGCGCGCTGCCAAGCGCACCAGAAATGCAAGAACGCGTGATCCGCTCCGCCTACGACGTGCTGCTGAACAAAGGCTGGACCAACGCCGGTGTGGCACGCTCTGCTAACGCACTGGCCAAGTGCCTGCTCATCGGCGAACGCTCCGTGCACCCCATCTGCACGCTGATCACTGACGGCATCTACGACTTGCCCGAAGTCTCACTGTCCCTGCCCACCTTCATCGAACCCGAGGGTTGGGCAAAACGCCTCCAACCCCAGCTCAACGACTGGGAAATTGAGCAACTGCATCACTCGGCCAAGTTCATCCTCGACACCGTGGAGAACACCAAGCAGTAGCAGGCCGGGGGCAGTTCCGCGGATCGTGCAACAACCTGCTAAAACTCCTCAATCATGATCTTGCCCATGCCCATGAGCTTTTCATAGGCATTGGGCTTGGTCATGAGTTCGCCCATGTTGTCTGGCACGATCTCCCAGCTCACGCCGAATTCGTCGCGAAGCCAACCGCAACGCTCGGCCTCCGGCACGGCGCTGAGGCCATCGAAGTAGTGGTCAATTTCTTCCTGGCCGTGGGCATTGACCAGCAGCGCCACGCCGCCATCGAAGCTAAACGGTTGCTTGACCGCGGAGTCCATGGCACCGATGGTTTCACCGAGCAGCTCGAAGGTGGCAAACACCACCGACTCGGGCTCAATCACCCCGTTAGCATCCTGGCCAATCTCACCGTAGGTCACCTTTTGGTTCACGCGGCCGCTAAAAAGCTTGGTATAACGCTCGATGGCCTCCCCGGCGCGATTCTGGGCCTCGCCGCAGAACATGAGGCTGGGGTACATGGCGGGGAGGTCGGTGGGTTCGGTGTGGCTGAACAACTGCCAGCTCACACCAAACTTGTCCTGCACCCAGGCGTAATGCTCATTGAAGTCATAAGAGCCCAAGGGCATGAGGGCAAAGCCACCATCTGTGAGGTGCTCATAGAGCTTGGCGGTGGCCTCGACGCTGGGGTTGCTCACCATCAAAGAGATCGAGGGGTTGGGGGTGAAGGTGTCATCAGCGTTGATGAGCATGATGTGAAAGCCGCGCAGGGAAAGCTCGATCAATAGCGTTTGCCCGGCCATGGGCTGCTGGAAATCCAGCAGGCCTTCCTCGGGGTAACGCTGGTGCTCAACAACGTGGGCATCTTCGAAGGCGGCCAAGTAGAACTCGGCCATTTCATCGGCATTGCCGTTACACCAAATATTCGGGACGATTTTTTGCATGCCCCGAGGCTACCTGGCACTACTAGGCAGGCTTGATGGCAGAGTGCATGGCCACGATGCCGAAGGTGAGGTTTTGCCAGCCGCAATCCGACCAACCATTGGCGTTGATCTCACGCGCCAAGGCCTCTTGTTCCGGCCAAGCGCGGATGGAATCGGCTAAGTACTCATAGGCATCGGGGTTGGAAGATACGAGGCGAGCCACCGGCGGTAAGAGGCGCATCAGGTATTCCTTGTACACGGTGCCAAATACCGGCACCACGGGCTTGGAAAACTCCGCCACCGTCAGCCTGCCACCGGGTTTGGTCACGCGCGCCATTTCGCGCAGCCCGGCGCGGAAATCGTGGATATTGCGCAGGCCGTAGGAGATTGTGACCGCGTCGAAGGTGTTATCGGCAAAGGGCAGTTGCATGCCATCGCCGCAGACCTTGGGCACGTCGCGTTCGGCACCTGCTGCGAGCATGCCCTGGGAGAAGTCGCAGGCAATCACGGTGGCGCCGGACTTGGCTAGCTCCTCGGTAGATACTGCGGTGCCGGCGGCAAGGTCGAGTACGAGCTCGCCGGGGCGCAGGTCTAGGCGCTCGCGGGTGCGTTTGCGCCAGTGCCGATCCTGACCAAAGCTCAAGATGGTGTTGGTGAGGTCGTATTTTTTGCCCACCGCGTCAAACATTTTTGCCACGTCGCTGGGTTGTTTATCCAAAGATGCCTTAGCCACGCTGTGTAAGTGTAGTCAACGCCGCTTCTGCCTTTGGGCGCTAAGCCACAAAACAGGCACGCACCTGGGCGTAGTGCTCAAATAATGCTTCGCACACGGCGTCCCAGGTTCGCGGCTCTACCTTCGCCCTGGCTGCTTTGCTCATCGCGTCGTGTTGCTTAGCTAGTCGACGCACCGCGTCAGGCAATTCCTGCTCAAATGATGCAACAGGCAGCAGTTCCCCAACGCTTGGGTCGATGAGGTCAATCGGGCCACCGGCGCGCGGGGCGATGGTTGGTACACCGCTGGCGTGAGCTTCTTGAATGGTTTGGCAGAAGGTTTCAAATTCCCCGGTGTGCACGAAGATATCCAGGTTCGCCATCTCCTCGGCGAGCTCTTCGCCATACCGTGCACCGAGGAACTCAGCATTGGGCATCGCTCTTTGCAGCGCGCCGCGTTCTGGCCCATCACCGATGATCACCAGCTCAAAGGCTGGGTCTTGATCCAGGCAGGCCAGGCGGTGCACGCTTTTTTCTGCGGCGAGCCTGCCCACGTAGCCCACCCTGATTGGTTGGTCTTGTGACTTCTGGCGGCGGCGCTTCTTGGGGTGAAAAAGCGCTACGTCTACTCCCCTGCCCCAGCGCTGAATATCGTGCACACCTGCGCGGCGCAGTTCCTGCTCGGCCACGCTACTGGGGGCCAGTGTGAGGCTGCAGGCATTGTGCAAGGTGGCAATCCAGCGCCAGGAGGCTTGGTAGAGCCAGCTCAGGCGATAGCGAAGTGAAAAGCCTGCAATATCTGTTTGAAATACCGCCACGCAGGGAACATCGAGGTGCTTTGCAGCCCAAGCACCGGCGCCGCCAAGCACGAAGGGGCTTGCCAGGTGCACGACGTCTGGTTGGAATTCACGTAAGGCAGAAAGCACCTTCGGGCTCGGGGCTCCTACCGGCAGGGAGTTAATTCTTGGTACTCGGATCTGCGGTACTCGAATGACCGGTGTGGTGCCTACGTTGCTGATGTCTTGGGCGCTACCCGGCGCGATCACGATGCATTCGTGCCCGTGGCGCGAGGCATAGTCGAGGATGCGCAACACGGAGTTGCTTACTCCATTGACGTAGGGCAAAAAGGACTCGGCGATGATCGCCACGCGCATACGCTTACCTCACGGTGGTGCGAATAGTGGGGGCCTTGGCGGCTTGCGTAGCAGGCCACCTGCTCACCAGCCACCATAACCCGGCGGCTATGGCACTCGCGACCGCTAGCGTGCTCAAGGCGGGAATCAGCGAAAGCGTCCACTTTCTTCCCTCAACCTTGGCTAAGTCGTAGTTGTCTTTCGCGTAGGTCACCCACACTCGCTGGCCTTCGCCTAAGTCGCTGGGATAGAGCAACCCCGTTTTCGGCGAATGTAAGCGCCCATCATCGCCTTGGTATTCCACCGATGTGCGCAAAGTTCCCACATCAACCACCGTGGCCAGGGCACGCCCGGGGTTGTTATTGATGGTGCGGTCATTTAATGCAGGCCCAATCACCATGGCGGCACAACCGAGCACAGCAAAGATGTACAACACCAGCACTAATTGGTGAGCGCGGCGTCGAATAGCTGGGGTGATGCCTGGTCGGTGCAGCGGGCTCACATGCTCACCCGAGCCTGAAGGCTTGCATGGATATCGCGGCGAGTAGCGCGGGTGGTTTTGGCCTCGATCACCCGGAAACCGCCGTACTCAGTGCTATCAATCAATGCCACGATGAGATCCTGCAGCGAATCCACCTGCTGATACTCCACCTCATAGCCCTGGCACAGCGCCTCAAGGTCGGCGTGATGGGGAGTGCCAAAGGCACGCTCGAAGCGCTCCCGATACTGCGGGGCGCCAACCTCTAAGGTCTCGAAAATGCCGCAGCCATCATCATTTGCCACCACGATGGTGAGGTTTTCTGGGCGGGGTTGCTCACCGATAAGCAGGCCGCCAATGTCGTGCAAGAAGGTCACATCACCCATCAACGCCACCGTGCGCGGCGGACGAAGCTCCGTCGGGTGTGCCTGCTGTAAGGCAAGGGCAATGCCGATGGCTTGCGAAACGCTGCCATCAATGCCTGCAGCACCGCGGGCGGCGAAGGTATCCACACCCGCGAAAGGCAGGCCCACAAATGCAGCATCGCGCACCGGATTAGAGGAGCCGAGAAACAGCGTGTCTCCGGTGCCGAGGGTATCTGCTACCGCTGCTGCTACATGCAATCCGCTCAAGCCGTGATCTTCGGCCAAAGTATCGCGCACCGCTTCTGCCCCAAGCTCTGCAGCGGCCTGGGCAATATTGAGCCATTCTTTGCTTGGCGCACCGCTAGCTTTCACCCGGGAGCCCACGGCCTTGGCCCGCTGGGCTGGATCGGTGATGGTGTTGCTTCGGCTCAGCACATACAGATCAATGGCGGGATCAGATAGCAGCGCCATCACCTCGCGGTGCAAGGTGGGATGGCCTACCACAATGATCTGCTCAGGCTTGGTGTTTACTACATAGCCTTCTGCGGAAACCTGCTGCTTGCTAAACACCCCGGCAGCCAGCGGATGCACCGGGTGAAAAGGCGCGGGCGCGCTGGGTTCTGCGATGGTGGGGACATCTTCTAAGCCTGCCACCTCCCAGGCCTCATCTCCTGCGATAACCAAGGTTGGCTTTCTAAGATCAATGGCTACTTCGCCGTGATCTTTAAAAAGGCTCTGGTTGCTTCCGCGCTGGGGCTGCTCTGCCTGCGAAGGTGCTTCGAGCAGCGAATCTTCCACCAGTGGGGTATCGCATTGCACGTTGAGGTGTACCGCGTGCGCTGTAAATGCTTGGTCGAGCTGCTCTAAGTGGGCAGCTTCGGAGATATTCACCGTGGGTGCGACATTAAAGATGCCGTCTTGCACGATGGTTTGATTCGCGCCGGTTCCTTGCAAACGCGCCGGACGATCAGCAGAGATCATCACCAAAGGCGTATGGGAGTAGGCGGCCTCCACCATCGCCGGGGCGCAATTAGCCACCGCAGTACCCGAAGTGGTGATGATGGCAACGTGGCGGCCTTGCACCCGTGCCATACCTAAAGCCAAGAAAGCGGCGGAGCGTTCATCAATCCGGGTATGCACGCGAAGATCATTGCGCGCTAATACCGCAAGTGAAAGCGCGGAGTTCCGCGAACCAGGGCAAATCACTACGTCGCTAACAAAGCGGGCGAGTTCGGCGGCAAAAAGGCGTGCAAGCTCTGGCGAGGAGGTCATGGTTTAGCAGTCTAGTGCCTCATCTGGCAGGTACTCCCATGCCTGCGCCAAACGCTTCAACCAGGCATCTTTGCGCGCCCCACTAGCTTGAAGTGCTTCTAAGCGCTCTGGCTCAGGTGCCAACATTTCGGCTTTGAGCCGGCCATCGACCAATTCGCGGCTGGCGGTGACATCTTCAAGGAATAGCCGCTGGGTGCCAAGGCCCGCGGCCGCAGGTGGCACATCGAATTCCTCATCATCGCTATGCCGCGGCAAGGCGGCCACTGCCGCAAGGCCGGCGTTGATGCCCACGCCGGTATCAAGTGCACTGGCAACGGTGATATCGAGGCCTTGGGCGCGCATAAACTTCGCTACCTCCAACACCTTGCGCACTCCGCCGATCGGCGCAGGCTTTACCACGGCCACATCAGCGGCTTTGGCGCGCGCCACCTCGTAGGGATCTTCTGCTCTTCGGATTGATTCATCGGCCGCGACTCTGAGAAAGATGCCACTGCGGACCAGACGATCGCGCAGTTGGGCAAGTTCGGCCACCGTGGCACAGGGCTGTTCCATATAGTCCAAAGGGCCAAGCTGCTTGGCGGCCTCTAAGGCCTCATCCACGCTCCAGCCACGATTGGCATCCACACGAATCTTGGCCAAAGGCCACAGATCACGCACCGCCTGCACGCGGGCTACGTCTTGGGCAAGGCTTTGCCCAGGCTCTGCCACTTTCACTTTCACGGTGCTACAGCCCTCAAAGCGCTCAAGGATTCCTGCCACATCTTCGGGTTGTACCGCTGGCACCGTGGCGTTGATATCGACCCACTCGCGCAGCAAAGGCGGTGGCCCCTGATAGGCCATTTCCAAGCCGCTGGCTAACCAGTGGGCGGCCTCGGGTGCCGCATAATCTTCAAATGGGCAGAATTCGCCCCAACCGGCAGGCCCTTGGATCAGCAGCGCCTCGCGGGTTTGGATCCCGCGAAACTGCACTCGCATCGGCAGTGCTACGACATAGCTGCGTTCGAGGACGTCTTCTAAAGCAATCGCCATACTTGCAGAGTCTAAACACCACCTGGGTCTCCCCACATGCGCGCCCTCAGGCTCCGCCGCCGCGCAGCCCCCATCACCGCGCAGGCTCGCGGCAATGCCTTGCGCCATCGCCAGGATTGAAGCGACTACATTTGCTAGGTATGAGCGAAGCCACCCAAAACTCCAAGCAATACTCCACGGATAATCCCTTTGATCCCACGCAGTGGAAACTGGTGGAAGGTTTTGAGGATTTCAGCGACATCACCTACCACCGCCATGTGGGTGAGGGGCGCGAGAACGGCATTGTGCGCATCGCTTTTGATCGCCCCGAGGTGCGCAACGCCTTTCGCCCTCACACGGTAGATGAGCTCTACCGGGCGCTTGATCATGCTCGCCGCACCCCCGATGTGGGCGCGGTGCTCCTCACCGGCAATGGCCCGAGCGAAAAAGATGGTGGCTGGGCCTTTTGTTCCGGTGGCGACCAGCGCATTCGTGGCCGCTCGGGTTATCGCTACGCCGAGGGCGAAACAGCCGATACCGTCGATACGGCCCGCGAGCAGGCCGAGGGTGGGCGCCTGCACATTCTCGAGGTGCAGCGTTTGATTCGCACCATGCCCAAGGTGGTCATCGCTGTGGTCAATGGTTGGGCTGCAGGTGGCGGGCACTCGCTGCATGTGGTGTGCGACATGACCATCGCTTCACGCCAAGAGGCACGTTTTAAGCAAACGGACGCCGATGTTGGTTCCTTCGACGCCGGCTATGGTTCGGCCTACTTGGCCAAGATGGTGGGGCAGAAATTTGCCCGCGAGATCTTCTTCCTTGGCCGCACCTATGATGCAGAGACGATGCAGCGCATGGGTGCGGTGAATATCGTTGCCGATCACGGCGAGCTGGAGCAGGAGGCCATTCAGGCTGCCCGCGAGATTTGCGGCAAGTCCCCCACGGCCCAGCGCATGCTGAAGTTTGCCTTCAACCTCACCGATGATGGGCTGATGGGCCAGCAGGTATTCGCCGGTGAGGCCACCCGCCTTGCCTATATGACGGATGAGGCCGTGGAAGGCCGCGATAGTTTCTTAGAAAAGCGCGACCCCGATTGGTCCGCATTCCCCTACTACTACTAGTTTGCGAGCCCCTGCCACCGCGATGCATACCCTGGAAACATTCCCTATCCACCGTCTGCTGTTCCCTGAATCGGGATTGGGCTTTGCCCAGGCACATGCCACAGAGGAAGTGCTTGGGGCTTTAGAGTCTGCCATTGCAGGCCAGCGCACCCTCTTGCCGGTTTCTGAAGAAAACGAGGCGGTGTTGCGTGCTTCGCAGCGCGCCGGGCACGATATCGATCCTTCCGTTGCCTTGGTGGTGGCCACCTCGGGTTCTACGGGAACTCCCAAGGGGGCGATGCTCAGCCCCGCCAATGTGATCAGTTCTGCCGATGCCACCCACCAGTATCTCGGCGGTGAGGGGCAGTGGCTGTTGGCGATGCCCCCGAATCATATTGCTGGCCTGCAGGTGTTGATCCGTTCGATGGTTGCAGGCTTTACCCCGGCGGTGCTCAATGTGGCTCAGGGCTTCCAGGTGCATGCCTTTGCCGAGGCCGCGGGCAATTTGGAGGGCAGGCGCTATACCTCGCTTACTCCCCTGCAGTTGCTCAAGGCCATGGATAGTTTGGAGGGCATCGATGCGCTTCGTAGCTTTGATGCCATTCTTGTTGGTGGCGCGCCTTTGCTTGTCGACGACCAACGTGCCGCATCGGAACTGGGCATCACGTTGATTAGCACCTACGGTTCTTCTGAAACCTCCGGTGGCTGTGTGTATAACGGCAAGCCTATTCCTGGGGCGAAGGTGCGCTTGCGCGGCGAGCGCATTATCCTCGGCGGGCCGATGGTGGCTAGAGGGTATAGGAATATGCCAGACCATGAGGCCTTTGCTGAGCCTGGTTGGTTTGCCAGCAGTGATACTGGTGTGGTGGAAGATGGTGTCTTGCGCATTACTGGGCGCATGGACACGATCATTGATTCTGGGGGGTTAAAGATTCACCCGGAAGTCCTTGAGCATCGCCTGGCCAATGTGCCCGGCGTGCGGGCGGTGTGCGTGGTGGGCATTCCTGATCGGCGTCTTGGTCAGGCCATCGTCTGTGCTTTTGAGGGCGATGCCAGCCCAGAGGATCTGATTGAGGCTCTTGATGATCTCCCCCGCTGGCAGCTTCCCAAACGAATGCTCAAGCTGGATGCTTTGCCGCTTATTGGGGTAGGCAAGGTGGATCGGCAGGCCATCGCGGCTTTGTTTAACAGCGACAAGACCAGGCAATAGCTACCCGTTCTGCCGCGTAGGCGGGCGTGCGTGGAACAATATCGCCTATGAGTTCTTCTAAGCCACACACCGCCACCCCCGCCGATTGGCTCGAGGGGGCGCGGCCTCATACCTGGGCAAATGCCTTCGCACCAGTGCTAGCAGGTTCCGGCGCTGCGGCGTATGCCGGCCAGTTCCACCTTGGTCGCGCATTGCTGGCCGCCATCGTGGCGTGGGCGCTGATCGTGGGCGTGAATTATGCCAATGACTACTCCGATGGCATTCGTGGCACCGATGATGATCGCTCTGGTCCTCTGCGCCTGACAGGCTCTGGCATTGCCAAGCCCGAGCACGTGAAGTTCGCCGCCTTCGGCGCTTTTGGCCTGGCAGGCATCGCCGGCATCTGGCTTTCTTTGCTTTCTGCCCCTTGGTTGATCCTGCTGGGCATCCTCTGCGTTGCAGGCGCGTGGTTTTATACCGGCGGCAAGAACCCTTATGGCTATCGGGGTTTTGGAGAGATCGCCGTGTTTGTGTTCTTTGGGCTGGTAGCTGTGCTCGGCACCGAATACACCCAATCCGGGGCTATTTCCTGGGTGGGTCTTGGCTTGGCGGTAGCCGTTGGGGCGATGTCGAGTGCCGTGAACCTCACCAATAACTTGCGCGATATCCCCACCGACCGAGAGGCCGGGAAGATCACCCTAGCGGTCAAGCTTGGCGACGCCGCGACCAGGAAACTCTACCTGGGGTTAATGGCAACCCCCTTTGTAATCTCGCTGCTTCTGGCTGCCACCGCGCCTTGGGCCGCAGCAGGTGTGCTTGCCTTGCCTTTTGCCCTGGCTGCTGCTCAGCCGATTCGATCGCAGCAACAGGGCAAGGCACTTATCCCGGTGCTTGGGCTCAGTGGCAGGGCGATGCTGGTGTGGTCGATTGCCACGAGCGTGGCCTTGGCGCTGATTTAGCGCTTGGAAAGTTCTTCGCGCAGCCAAGCCTTGTGCGCTTTGCGCTGTGCGTCCCATCCGGCCACGGCTTGGGTGGCTCGCAGCCTCATGCCTTTGAATACGAACATGGAAAGTGGCATGGCAACGATGAGTGCGAGTGTGGCCGAGATGAGCAGCGGCACGGGCGCGCCGATGGCTACGGCTAGAAGCTGGATTAGGGCGGTAAGGCCAATAAATAGCGCGAGCCTTGCGAGGCCGTAGACGATTACCGCACGGCGCGCCTCGCGCTTGAGCTGCGGATCAGGGGCTTGGGGTGCTTGCTCATTCACAACCTCGTAGCCTACTCAACCCTGCTGGCGCAAAGGTAGTCTGGTACGAAAACTGAGTGGCGGTTGTGGATCAAGACTTGAAGTTAGGAGCGAACTCTTGGGACGTCTCATTTTGATCATTTTGCTCATTGCCGCGATCTGGATTGCGTGGCGGGCATTTGGGCCTTCCTCTTGGAAGAAGAACACTGTGGAGCCTGAGGCCATTAAAGGCCCTGATGATGATCCTGAGTTCTTGTGGAAGCTGGAAAAGGAACGCTTTAAGCAGCAGCGTGAGCAGGAGCGATTAGAAAAGGAGCGCCGGCAGCGCGGCGAGGGCGAAGATAAACAAAAGAATGATGAAGGATAATCATTTACTTAGCCTAGCCTTGCCTCTATAGTTGGAGGCATGACGCTCGACCGCGCATCGCAAATTTTCAAGGCGCTTGGCGACCCTACGCGCCTACAACTTCTTCAGCTCGTGGCCGAGCAAGAATCAATCTGTGGAGTAGACCTCGCAGAGCATTTGGCCATCACCGCACCCACGGTGACGCACCACATGCAAAAACTCGCCGAGGTCAACCTGGTGCAACGCCACCGCCAAGGCAAGTGGACGAGGTATCAGGTCAATCCCGGCGAGTATCAGCGCATTGCAGCGCTGATTGACCAGCTCTAGTTCAGCCCCGCATAAGAGTGCAGGCCCGAGGTAACCAGGTTAATAAAGAAGAGGTTGAAGGTCATCGCAGCTAGGGCCAGGATATTAATCCAGGCCGCCTTGGTGTTTTGCCAACCCGAGGTTGCACGGGCGTGAAGATACGCCGCATACAAAAACCAGGTGATGAACGAGAACGTCTCTTTAGGATCCCAGTTCCAGGGACGTCCCCAGGCGCTTTCTGCCCAAATGGCACCCAAGATAATGCCCAGGCCAAACACGGGCACGGTAATAATCGCCGTGCGATACGCCACCAGATCTAGGCGCTTTGCGCTGGGCAAGGGTCGGGCGAGTTTGCCAAAGAAGCCCTTTTCTTTGCCCTCGGGCTGCCAGCGACGCAGCAGATATGCCAGCGAGGCAATACCTGAGATCAAACCGATGGATGCACCAGAAGAGACGATGGAGACGTGGATGGGCAGCCACACCGATTGCAGGGCAGGCACCACCGGGGCTGCATCCGCATAGAGGTTCTTGCCACCGAGGAACAGCAGCGAGAGCACCGGCACGAGCACCCAAGGCCACAGGGGCTTAAACTCTCTGCGCTGCATGAACACCGCCGCTGCCACCATGGCAAACAGGGTGATCATGGCGATGTATTCATAGAGGTTGCCAAAGGGGAAGCGGTGGGTGGCAAAGCCACGGGTCACCACAGAGACGATGTGCACCAAAATGCCCAACCACACCAGTGTTTGGGTCATGCCAATGAACTTGGTGGCACCTTCTGGTTTTTCGCCAGCGGCCTTCACGTAGAAGATCACCGAGAGCACTAGCGCCAAGAGGTAGATCACGAACGCTGTACCAAACGCCATGTCTGACAGCGAAGCGAGACTCGAATTGATTGGCATGTCACCTCATCCTTCGGGATTGCATCTCAGTATCGAACACACTACTCGTGCTCGACTAAAAGTTGAAATATGGCCTAGCCCCAGCCAAACGCCAAGGCCGGTGGCTAATCATCATCTTCGGGTTCCGGCAATCCCAGAAGGTGCCGGTGGATCTTCTGATATTCCTCACCCCAACCTGCACGGTCGGTGCGAGAAAGCCCGGCCGTTTCAATGCGGGTGGTGTGCTCGCCCTCTGGGTACAGGCGCACCCAGATCCTGCGGCGCTTGATCATGAGAGAACCAACCAAGGCGGTCAAGGAGATCAAGGAGAAGGCCAGCATCCACACTTGGGTGGGGTTGTAGCTGACTTGGTAGTTCGCAAACTCTTTTGCCCCGTCGAAGGTGATCTTCGTGCCGTCGTCAAGCGTGATGGATTCACCCACGCCAAGGTTCACGCGCTCAAGCTTTTGCAAGGCACCAGAATGCACCAGTGATTGATCAAGCGAGAAGATGCTCTGGCCACGGCCAGTATCGAGGCCGTTATCGCCGCGATACACATCGATGGCCACGGCCGGATCAGTCATGGCCGGATAGGAGGAGGTGAGCAGATTCTTGTTCTCGCCTTCCCACTGCGCGGTTGGGGCAAACAGCCCCTCGATGGCGATTTGGTGCTGGCGTCGCTCATAGAGATCCGGGTACATCCCCGCCGGCGGATCAAAGCGCATCACGCCGGAAGAAAGGAAGAAGGTGGGATCCTGCGGCTGCCACTGCACCGTCTGACTG
This window of the Corynebacterium pseudopelargi genome carries:
- a CDS encoding lactate/malate family dehydrogenase, coding for MQQSKLVVVGLGHVGSYVLSYAMDSGLYSEIVTIDIEPKIALGEAVDQAQSTGVMGTTHTYCHAGDYSDCKDADIIIVAAGASIVPDPNDPERLPDRSELAGLSGVVVRDVMSNIVQHTKDAVIIFITNPLDAVVHVAVTEFDYPTHKIFGTGTMLDSARLRYAIGQELGIDPKSVTGYMIGEHGSTALPALSQVNVFGLGWEELGQWRGSALPSAPEMQERVIRSAYDVLLNKGWTNAGVARSANALAKCLLIGERSVHPICTLITDGIYDLPEVSLSLPTFIEPEGWAKRLQPQLNDWEIEQLHHSAKFILDTVENTKQ
- a CDS encoding VOC family protein, which encodes MQKIVPNIWCNGNADEMAEFYLAAFEDAHVVEHQRYPEEGLLDFQQPMAGQTLLIELSLRGFHIMLINADDTFTPNPSISLMVSNPSVEATAKLYEHLTDGGFALMPLGSYDFNEHYAWVQDKFGVSWQLFSHTEPTDLPAMYPSLMFCGEAQNRAGEAIERYTKLFSGRVNQKVTYGEIGQDANGVIEPESVVFATFELLGETIGAMDSAVKQPFSFDGGVALLVNAHGQEEIDHYFDGLSAVPEAERCGWLRDEFGVSWEIVPDNMGELMTKPNAYEKLMGMGKIMIEEF
- a CDS encoding demethylmenaquinone methyltransferase, whose translation is MAKASLDKQPSDVAKMFDAVGKKYDLTNTILSFGQDRHWRKRTRERLDLRPGELVLDLAAGTAVSTEELAKSGATVIACDFSQGMLAAGAERDVPKVCGDGMQLPFADNTFDAVTISYGLRNIHDFRAGLREMARVTKPGGRLTVAEFSKPVVPVFGTVYKEYLMRLLPPVARLVSSNPDAYEYLADSIRAWPEQEALAREINANGWSDCGWQNLTFGIVAMHSAIKPA
- a CDS encoding glycosyltransferase family 4 protein, which produces MRVAIIAESFLPYVNGVSNSVLRILDYASRHGHECIVIAPGSAQDISNVGTTPVIRVPQIRVPRINSLPVGAPSPKVLSALREFQPDVVHLASPFVLGGAGAWAAKHLDVPCVAVFQTDIAGFSLRYRLSWLYQASWRWIATLHNACSLTLAPSSVAEQELRRAGVHDIQRWGRGVDVALFHPKKRRRQKSQDQPIRVGYVGRLAAEKSVHRLACLDQDPAFELVIIGDGPERGALQRAMPNAEFLGARYGEELAEEMANLDIFVHTGEFETFCQTIQEAHASGVPTIAPRAGGPIDLIDPSVGELLPVASFEQELPDAVRRLAKQHDAMSKAARAKVEPRTWDAVCEALFEHYAQVRACFVA
- the menD gene encoding 2-succinyl-5-enolpyruvyl-6-hydroxy-3-cyclohexene-1-carboxylic-acid synthase — protein: MTSSPELARLFAAELARFVSDVVICPGSRNSALSLAVLARNDLRVHTRIDERSAAFLALGMARVQGRHVAIITTSGTAVANCAPAMVEAAYSHTPLVMISADRPARLQGTGANQTIVQDGIFNVAPTVNISEAAHLEQLDQAFTAHAVHLNVQCDTPLVEDSLLEAPSQAEQPQRGSNQSLFKDHGEVAIDLRKPTLVIAGDEAWEVAGLEDVPTIAEPSAPAPFHPVHPLAAGVFSKQQVSAEGYVVNTKPEQIIVVGHPTLHREVMALLSDPAIDLYVLSRSNTITDPAQRAKAVGSRVKASGAPSKEWLNIAQAAAELGAEAVRDTLAEDHGLSGLHVAAAVADTLGTGDTLFLGSSNPVRDAAFVGLPFAGVDTFAARGAAGIDGSVSQAIGIALALQQAHPTELRPPRTVALMGDVTFLHDIGGLLIGEQPRPENLTIVVANDDGCGIFETLEVGAPQYRERFERAFGTPHHADLEALCQGYEVEYQQVDSLQDLIVALIDSTEYGGFRVIEAKTTRATRRDIHASLQARVSM
- a CDS encoding o-succinylbenzoate synthase; this translates as MAIALEDVLERSYVVALPMRVQFRGIQTREALLIQGPAGWGEFCPFEDYAAPEAAHWLASGLEMAYQGPPPLLREWVDINATVPAVQPEDVAGILERFEGCSTVKVKVAEPGQSLAQDVARVQAVRDLWPLAKIRVDANRGWSVDEALEAAKQLGPLDYMEQPCATVAELAQLRDRLVRSGIFLRVAADESIRRAEDPYEVARAKAADVAVVKPAPIGGVRKVLEVAKFMRAQGLDITVASALDTGVGINAGLAAVAALPRHSDDEEFDVPPAAAGLGTQRLFLEDVTASRELVDGRLKAEMLAPEPERLEALQASGARKDAWLKRLAQAWEYLPDEALDC
- a CDS encoding 1,4-dihydroxy-2-naphthoyl-CoA synthase — its product is MSEATQNSKQYSTDNPFDPTQWKLVEGFEDFSDITYHRHVGEGRENGIVRIAFDRPEVRNAFRPHTVDELYRALDHARRTPDVGAVLLTGNGPSEKDGGWAFCSGGDQRIRGRSGYRYAEGETADTVDTAREQAEGGRLHILEVQRLIRTMPKVVIAVVNGWAAGGGHSLHVVCDMTIASRQEARFKQTDADVGSFDAGYGSAYLAKMVGQKFAREIFFLGRTYDAETMQRMGAVNIVADHGELEQEAIQAAREICGKSPTAQRMLKFAFNLTDDGLMGQQVFAGEATRLAYMTDEAVEGRDSFLEKRDPDWSAFPYYY
- the menE gene encoding o-succinylbenzoate--CoA ligase, which produces MHTLETFPIHRLLFPESGLGFAQAHATEEVLGALESAIAGQRTLLPVSEENEAVLRASQRAGHDIDPSVALVVATSGSTGTPKGAMLSPANVISSADATHQYLGGEGQWLLAMPPNHIAGLQVLIRSMVAGFTPAVLNVAQGFQVHAFAEAAGNLEGRRYTSLTPLQLLKAMDSLEGIDALRSFDAILVGGAPLLVDDQRAASELGITLISTYGSSETSGGCVYNGKPIPGAKVRLRGERIILGGPMVARGYRNMPDHEAFAEPGWFASSDTGVVEDGVLRITGRMDTIIDSGGLKIHPEVLEHRLANVPGVRAVCVVGIPDRRLGQAIVCAFEGDASPEDLIEALDDLPRWQLPKRMLKLDALPLIGVGKVDRQAIAALFNSDKTRQ